TGTCGATCCCAACGACTTCACACCTTTCTACCCTATTTTCAAAGCATTGGAAGAGAATAATCTTGTTTTGAATTTGCATGGCGAAAAGCCACCATCGAAGGATGGCGAAGAGGATATCCATGTCTTGAACGCCGAACCAAAGTTCTTACCAGCCTTAGAAAAATTGCATAATGACTTCCCAAACTTGAAGATCATCTTGGAACATTGTACAACAAAGGATGCAATCGACatgattgaaaaaatcaatGCTGGTCACAAAGACGGTGATGATGTCAAGGTCGCTGCTACCATCACTGCTCATCATTTATCGCTTACAATTGATAACTGGGCTGGAAATCCTATCAACTTTTGTAAGCCAGTTGCTAAGTTGCCAGCTGACAAGCGTGCCTTAGTACAGGCTGCGACGTCTGCTAAACCatacttcttctttggaTCTGACTCTGCTCCTCATCCTTTATCCGCCAAGGCAAAACATACGGGCGTATGTGCCGGTGTCTACACCCAATCGCATGCTATTGCTTACTTGGCAGAGGTCTTCGAAAGTCAGAATAGATTAGCCaacttgaagaagtttGTGAATGACAACGGTAAAGGCTTCTACGGAATTTGTGACCAAGATGTTAAATGCAAAGATAAATGCTACTTGGTACAGAATGCCAACAATGTCCCCGAAATGTTTGGTAACAAGGATATTACTGTTGTTCCTTTCAAAGCtggtgaagaattaaaatggACAGTTGAATGGAGATGAGCGATGCTGCACATGTGGTGATTCGCATCTATTTGCCTGTACCGGATAAGACCAATTCCTTGCAAAAGTTGCAATTTTGATCAGCCTCTACGTTTATGACTTTATAACTTCCTTACACGTCTTATTGATTCGTATGTCGTGTAGTAACATTTGCTTTTAACTCCGAAATTAATTAGATCTACAAATTACCGTAAATTGATGAGGTTTCGCATACTTTTT
The nucleotide sequence above comes from Debaryomyces hansenii CBS767 chromosome A complete sequence. Encoded proteins:
- a CDS encoding DEHA2D10780p (highly similar to uniprot|P20051 Saccharomyces cerevisiae YLR420W URA4 dihydrooratase), with amino-acid sequence MAKEIELGITADMHVHLRDGKMMELITPTVREGGISIAYVMPNLVPPITTIDRVVEYKQNLEKLSPKTTFLMSFYLSKELSPELISDAAKIGAIHGVKCYPAGVTTNSAAGVDPNDFTPFYPIFKALEENNLVLNLHGEKPPSKDGEEDIHVLNAEPKFLPALEKLHNDFPNLKIILEHCTTKDAIDMIEKINAGHKDGDDVKVAATITAHHLSLTIDNWAGNPINFCKPVAKLPADKRALVQAATSAKPYFFFGSDSAPHPLSAKAKHTGVCAGVYTQSHAIAYLAEVFESQNRLANLKKFVNDNGKGFYGICDQDVKCKDKCYLVQNANNVPEMFGNKDITVVPFKAGEELKWTVEWR